One genomic region from Anatilimnocola floriformis encodes:
- a CDS encoding metallophosphoesterase, translated as MLNQQFTRRQVLGSLAGTSAAVAWGASLPAVHAAETDKPVAFALVSDTHYLANKESPGELFADSAAVTSQLISTLNALPGKAITAEAGGGMVAALHGVIHAGDLIDTGDKSGGAHEKMQATEFAAFEHDFGLNGSDGKLKFPCYEVHGNHDAPRGTGLVLDGIKARNQKRPGLKNLSANGLHYSWDWGPADHQVHFINLGIVVGSSQDKENPRRYNPLDSLEFLQDDLQKNVGDSGRPVVITHHVDVQRYSTPCDADPKNSAKEWHPCDARGFHAALAKYNVIAILYGHTHSRSVLKWNGTQTRTEQGLDLFNVDNGAHFRSDTQAFFYFEVTPSKLTVRELATTDRWQTANWTPQVWTRELKKA; from the coding sequence ATGCTCAATCAGCAATTCACGCGTCGTCAGGTGCTCGGTTCGCTCGCGGGAACGTCGGCTGCCGTCGCCTGGGGAGCCTCACTGCCGGCGGTGCACGCCGCCGAGACCGACAAACCGGTGGCGTTTGCGCTGGTGAGCGACACGCACTACCTGGCCAACAAGGAATCGCCTGGCGAACTCTTTGCCGATTCGGCCGCGGTGACTTCGCAACTCATCAGCACGCTCAACGCGCTGCCGGGCAAAGCAATTACTGCTGAGGCCGGCGGCGGAATGGTGGCTGCCTTGCATGGTGTGATTCACGCGGGTGACCTGATCGACACCGGTGACAAATCCGGCGGCGCGCATGAAAAGATGCAAGCCACGGAGTTCGCCGCCTTCGAGCACGACTTCGGCCTGAACGGTAGCGACGGCAAATTGAAATTCCCTTGCTACGAAGTGCATGGCAATCACGACGCCCCGCGCGGTACAGGCCTGGTGCTTGACGGAATCAAGGCTCGCAATCAAAAACGGCCCGGCTTGAAAAATCTCTCTGCCAACGGTCTGCACTACTCGTGGGATTGGGGACCGGCCGATCACCAGGTTCATTTCATCAACCTGGGAATCGTCGTCGGCTCGTCGCAAGACAAAGAGAACCCGCGCCGCTACAACCCGCTCGACAGCTTGGAGTTTTTGCAGGATGACTTGCAGAAAAACGTCGGCGACAGCGGCCGGCCGGTGGTGATTACGCACCACGTCGACGTGCAGCGCTACTCTACGCCCTGCGATGCCGACCCGAAGAACTCCGCCAAGGAATGGCATCCTTGTGACGCCCGCGGCTTTCACGCCGCGCTGGCGAAGTACAACGTCATCGCCATTTTGTACGGCCACACGCACTCGCGAAGCGTGCTGAAATGGAACGGCACGCAGACGCGCACGGAACAGGGCCTCGATCTATTCAACGTCGACAACGGAGCCCACTTTCGCAGTGATACGCAGGCCTTTTTCTACTTCGAGGTCACGCCCAGCAAACTCACGGTTCGCGAACTAGCCACCACCGACCGCTGGC